A window of Zingiber officinale cultivar Zhangliang chromosome 5A, Zo_v1.1, whole genome shotgun sequence contains these coding sequences:
- the LOC121981997 gene encoding uncharacterized protein LOC121981997 produces the protein MEGDGEAPLVPYRCGERDLDAALRRLEVLLSSLGFPTSSSLGLFAASCVAFLFLGVAVPTAAILLSRCSRSGCEEYEVQQFDLCVTVSETSLAAVSLVTISRNLLKYGMRKFLFVDQHHGYVVRLQEKYISKIQDFFHLLLWWILPCSLVKIAREIVRCMFILHESTWRAVVVFLASILSWLYLTAVLLSATLLFNLVCNLQIIHFEDYGKVFERDVDPVTHLEEHTRLRFYLSKISHRFRIFLLLLFLFVTSSQFVTLFQTTGYSGNINFANAGDIAVSSVVQVVVVILCLNAASKISHRAQGIASLASRWHAYITCSPTGSQMQNTNSAGNVEVIPESSSVMDNSESDLESFEDMLMQNTSQFTSSMFSFQRRQALVTYLQSNPGGITIFGWTVDRVLLNTIFFLELSLILFVLGKTIVFTGKN, from the exons ATGGAAGGGGATGGCGAAGCACCGCTTGTGCCTTACAGATGCGGCGAGAGGGATCTGGATGCCGCCCTCCGTCGCCTAGAGGTACTCCTGTCCTCTCTCGGCTTTCCGACCTCCTCCTCGCTCGGCCTCTTCGCGGCATCCTGCGTCGCCTTCCTCTTCCTCGGCGTCGCCGTGCCTACCGCCGCGATCTTGCTCTCCCGATGCTCGCGGTCCGGCTGCGAAGAATACGAGGTGCAGCAGTTCGATCTCTGCGTTACGGTGTCGGAGACGTCTCTGGCGGCTGTTTCGCTTGTGACCATCTCGCGGAACCTGCTCAAGTATGGTATGCGGAAGTTCCTTTTCGTGGACCAGCACCACGGCTATGTTGTGAGGTTACAGGAGAAATATATCTCTAAGATACAG GACTTCTTCCATTTGCTTCTTTGGTGGATACTGCCCTGCTCTCTTGTGAAGATTGCTCGTGAAATTGTCCGTTGTATGTTCATCTTACATGAGTCCACATGGAGAGCTGTTGTGGTTTTCTTAGCCTCAATATTGTCGTGGCTCTATTTAACAGCAGTGCTTTTATCGGCTACTTTGTTGTTTAATCTAGTTTGTAATTTGCAAATTATTCACTTTGAAGACTATGGTAAGGTTTTTGAAAGGGATGTAGATCCTGTTACGCACTTGGAGGAACACACGCGCTTACGATTTTATCTTTCCAAAATCAGTCATAGATTCCGCATATTCCTGCTGCTACTTTTCTTGTTCGTTACTTCAAGTCAGTTTGTTACACTCTTTCAGACTACTGGATACAGTGGAAACATCAACTTTGCTAACGCTGGAGATATTGCT GTGTCATCAGTTGTTCAGGTGGTTGTTGTAATTCTTTGTTTAAATGCTGCTTCTAAAATTTCTCATAGGGCTCAAGGCATTGCATCATTAGCCAGCCGATGGCACGCTTATATAACATGCTCTCCTACTGGTTCTcaaatgcaaaatacaaatagtgCTGGGAATGTGGAGGTTATTCCTGAAAGTTCATCAGTAATGGATAATTCAGAAAGTGACTTGGAATCTTTTGAAGATATGCTAATGCAAAATACTTCTCAGTTTACTTCTTCTATGTTCTCATTCCAGAGGCGGCAAGCCCTTG TTACATATCTACAATCGAACCCCGGGGGCATCACAATCTTTGGATGGACAGTTGACCGAGTGTTGCTCAATACCATCTTCTTCCTCGAGCTATCCCTCATTCTTTTCGTGCTTGGTAAAACAATTGTCTTCACTGGGAAGAATTGA